A portion of the Rhodococcus pseudokoreensis genome contains these proteins:
- a CDS encoding acyclic terpene utilization AtuA family protein: MTPSSTHGSAPRSVRLGAGSGFSGDRIDPAEKLARHADLDYLIFECLGERTVAAGNARRLDNPDEGYDPLLAARMRAVLPHTLASGTTVITNAGAANPLAAAELVSGIASRSADRPVRIAAVTGDAVLEQVRRHDPVVWETGKRLSEHEDVLVSANAYIGAEAVLPALELDADVVVTGRLADPSLYVAPLAHHFGWDLADHETIGAATAVGHLLECAGQLTGGYYADPVTKPVKGMADLGFPFADVRADGSATFGKLDGSGGILTERTCAEQLLYEVGDPTTYLTPDVTADFGNVSFGSAGPDRVAITGATGRPRPRELKVTLGFRGGWLGEGQISYAGPRAYPRARLAAEIVTERLVDVHGFTEDAVSVEYIGAGAAFRGLDTDEDAHEVRVRVTARARTREEADLVGWEVESLYTNGPAGGGGARRSSIEVLAIRSCTLPRELVPTRVHLTEVSK; this comes from the coding sequence GTGACACCATCGAGCACCCACGGCAGCGCCCCGCGGAGCGTGCGACTCGGCGCAGGATCCGGGTTCTCCGGGGATCGCATCGACCCCGCAGAGAAACTCGCCCGGCACGCCGACCTCGACTACCTGATCTTCGAATGCCTCGGCGAGCGCACCGTCGCCGCCGGAAACGCTCGCCGGCTGGACAACCCGGACGAAGGTTACGATCCGCTGCTCGCCGCACGCATGCGCGCGGTGCTCCCGCACACCCTCGCGTCCGGGACCACGGTGATCACCAACGCCGGCGCCGCCAACCCGCTCGCCGCCGCGGAACTGGTCTCCGGCATCGCATCCCGGTCCGCCGACCGGCCGGTCCGCATCGCCGCGGTCACGGGCGATGCGGTGCTCGAGCAGGTGCGGCGCCACGACCCCGTCGTGTGGGAAACCGGAAAACGCCTGTCGGAGCACGAGGACGTGCTCGTCTCTGCGAACGCGTACATCGGTGCGGAGGCCGTGCTCCCCGCGCTCGAACTGGACGCCGACGTCGTCGTCACCGGCCGCCTCGCCGACCCGTCCCTCTACGTCGCCCCGCTCGCCCACCACTTCGGATGGGACCTGGCTGATCACGAAACCATCGGCGCCGCAACCGCAGTCGGGCACCTGCTCGAATGCGCCGGGCAGCTCACCGGCGGGTACTACGCGGACCCCGTCACCAAACCGGTGAAGGGCATGGCCGATCTCGGTTTCCCGTTCGCCGACGTCCGCGCCGACGGATCGGCGACGTTCGGCAAGCTCGACGGTTCGGGCGGCATCCTCACCGAACGAACCTGCGCCGAGCAACTGCTGTACGAGGTGGGTGATCCCACGACGTACCTGACCCCGGACGTCACCGCCGACTTCGGCAACGTGTCGTTCGGCAGCGCCGGACCCGACCGCGTCGCCATCACCGGTGCAACCGGGCGCCCCCGCCCGCGGGAACTGAAGGTGACTCTCGGCTTCCGCGGCGGCTGGCTCGGCGAGGGGCAGATCAGCTACGCGGGACCGCGCGCCTACCCCCGGGCCCGGCTCGCCGCCGAGATCGTCACCGAACGACTCGTCGACGTGCACGGCTTCACCGAGGACGCCGTCTCCGTCGAATACATCGGCGCCGGTGCGGCTTTCCGCGGACTCGACACGGACGAGGATGCCCACGAGGTCCGCGTTCGGGTGACCGCCCGGGCACGGACCCGCGAGGAAGCCGACCTCGTCGGCTGGGAGGTGGAAAGCCTGTACACCAACGGACCGGCAGGTGGCGGCGGTGCCCGGCGCTCGTCGATCGAGGTGCTCGCGATCCGCTCCTGCACCCTCCCCCGCGAACTCGTGCCCACCCGCGTGCATCTCACGGAGGTGTCGAAATGA
- a CDS encoding energy-coupling factor ABC transporter ATP-binding protein codes for MSEIVFDSVSHAFGDRQVLRGVDLRFAERRVGIIGSNGSGKSTLARMINGLLKPTSGTVTVDGVDAARKGAQVRRKVGFVFTDPDTQIVMPTVSEDLAFSLRRSGLSKEEIAARVEEILVRFRLDKHAEHPAHLLSGGQKQLLAIGAVLIRRPEVVIADEPTTLLDLRNARVVSEALDSMDQQVIVVTHQLALLESFERVIVIDDGLVAFDGSPDDAVPAYRQLVE; via the coding sequence GTGAGTGAGATCGTCTTCGACTCGGTGAGTCACGCGTTCGGTGACCGCCAGGTGCTGCGCGGCGTCGACCTGCGCTTCGCCGAGCGTCGCGTCGGCATCATCGGATCCAACGGTTCCGGCAAGTCGACGCTGGCGCGCATGATCAACGGGTTGCTGAAGCCCACGTCCGGCACCGTCACGGTCGACGGCGTCGACGCCGCCAGGAAGGGCGCGCAGGTGCGGCGCAAGGTCGGGTTCGTGTTCACCGACCCCGACACCCAGATCGTCATGCCCACCGTGTCCGAGGATCTGGCGTTCTCGCTGCGCCGGTCCGGTCTGAGCAAAGAGGAGATCGCGGCCCGCGTCGAGGAGATCCTGGTGCGGTTCCGGCTCGACAAGCACGCCGAGCATCCCGCGCACCTGCTGTCCGGGGGCCAGAAGCAGTTGCTCGCCATCGGCGCCGTCCTCATCCGCAGGCCCGAGGTGGTCATCGCCGACGAGCCGACCACGCTGCTGGATCTGCGGAACGCGCGCGTCGTCTCCGAGGCGCTCGATTCGATGGACCAGCAGGTGATCGTCGTGACCCACCAACTGGCGTTGCTGGAGAGTTTCGAACGGGTCATCGTCATCGACGACGGACTCGTCGCGTTCGACGGCAGCCCGGACGACGCCGTCCCCGCGTACCGGCAGCTGGTCGAATGA
- a CDS encoding energy-coupling factor transporter transmembrane component T family protein: MIGLYRPGDSLLHRMPAGLKLLLLILSIVASTVFVRTPLEVGVVVVLVGLLFVVAAIPWRVAVAQLRPVVWMLLIIAVFQVLITSPSRAVVVCGVLLISVALAALVTLTTRVTDMLDTVSRALGPLRRVGVDPDRIGLLLALAIRCIPLLTGIVQEVAQARKARGLQWSMTALATPVLVRALRTADAMGDALVARGVDDD, from the coding sequence ATGATCGGGCTGTACCGGCCGGGCGACTCGCTGCTGCACCGGATGCCGGCCGGCCTGAAACTGCTGCTGTTGATCCTGTCGATCGTCGCGTCCACCGTGTTCGTGCGCACCCCGCTCGAGGTCGGCGTCGTCGTCGTTCTGGTCGGACTGCTGTTCGTGGTGGCCGCCATCCCGTGGCGGGTGGCGGTGGCGCAACTGCGCCCCGTCGTGTGGATGTTGTTGATCATCGCGGTGTTCCAAGTGTTGATCACGTCGCCGTCGCGGGCGGTCGTCGTGTGCGGGGTGCTGCTGATCTCGGTGGCGCTCGCCGCGTTGGTCACGCTCACCACCCGGGTCACCGACATGCTCGACACGGTCTCGCGCGCGCTCGGGCCGCTGCGGAGGGTCGGGGTCGACCCGGATCGGATCGGGCTGCTCCTCGCGCTGGCGATCCGGTGTATCCCGCTGCTCACCGGGATCGTGCAGGAGGTGGCGCAGGCGCGGAAGGCGCGAGGGTTGCAATGGTCGATGACGGCGCTGGCCACACCGGTTCTGGTGCGTGCACTCCGGACCGCGGACGCGATGGGCGACGCCCTCGTCGCACGGGGAGTGGACGATGACTGA
- a CDS encoding AMP-binding protein, which translates to MTELPAERIARRAAGNPEAVAIVSARETVDYGRFWSRVARTAAGLDGMDRVAVLPTSDVGSLVVVTAAMHAGVSVVLLHRHLLPAQLTRVLELAKPGAVVAAPHQHRRLRRLGFDGTVETAATLESDGIAGRAHPGAELLVGITSGTTGEPKLFVRSQRSWATTLDRSDTTFDIGGGDRVSVPGVLDHTHFLYGAIHGLSRGATVDLRPVTQSLGDAATHLYSVPTIAWDVVRSGIGPVDSVREVLSSAARWPRTGREALQDVLPNASLVHFYGASELSFVSYDRGLGAADEHSAGDLFDGVDAEIREGLVHVRSDMLFDGYLTEDGVVNGPDDGWMTVGDRGRVVGNSLQLLGRDSDTVIRAGLNVEPAAVEAALTALPGISEAACIGVPDARMGEAPAAAIVVHGDAPSTAEIWRHLRATLPSPSMPVQVLVVDSLPRTPRGKLDRPALAATLAGSRNPNPV; encoded by the coding sequence ATGACTGAGCTGCCCGCCGAACGCATCGCCCGACGCGCCGCCGGCAACCCGGAGGCGGTCGCGATCGTCTCGGCCCGCGAGACCGTCGACTACGGCCGGTTCTGGTCGCGCGTGGCCCGGACCGCGGCCGGGCTAGACGGCATGGACCGGGTCGCCGTGCTGCCGACGTCGGATGTCGGGTCGCTGGTCGTCGTGACGGCGGCGATGCACGCGGGCGTCAGCGTCGTCCTGCTGCACCGGCACCTGCTGCCCGCGCAGCTGACGCGGGTGCTCGAACTCGCGAAACCCGGAGCCGTCGTGGCCGCGCCGCACCAGCATCGCCGGCTGCGGAGACTGGGATTCGACGGGACCGTCGAGACGGCCGCCACCCTGGAATCCGACGGCATCGCCGGCCGGGCACACCCCGGCGCCGAACTGCTGGTCGGCATCACCTCCGGCACCACCGGCGAACCGAAGCTGTTCGTGCGCAGCCAGCGATCGTGGGCCACGACCCTCGACCGCTCCGACACGACGTTCGACATCGGCGGCGGCGACCGCGTGTCGGTGCCCGGGGTCCTCGACCACACCCATTTCCTGTACGGCGCGATCCACGGTCTCAGCCGCGGCGCGACCGTGGACCTGCGGCCGGTCACGCAGTCGCTGGGCGACGCGGCCACCCATCTGTACTCGGTGCCGACCATCGCCTGGGACGTCGTGCGGTCGGGGATCGGCCCCGTCGACAGTGTCCGCGAGGTGCTGTCCTCGGCGGCCCGGTGGCCGCGGACGGGGCGTGAGGCGTTGCAGGACGTCCTGCCGAATGCGTCGCTCGTGCATTTCTACGGAGCCTCCGAACTGAGTTTCGTGTCCTACGACCGGGGTCTCGGCGCCGCCGACGAGCATTCGGCGGGCGACCTGTTCGACGGCGTCGACGCCGAGATCCGCGAAGGCCTGGTGCACGTGCGCAGCGACATGCTGTTCGACGGGTACCTCACCGAGGACGGTGTGGTGAACGGCCCCGACGACGGGTGGATGACGGTGGGCGACCGCGGCCGGGTGGTGGGCAACAGCCTGCAGTTGTTGGGCCGCGACAGCGACACGGTCATCCGGGCGGGACTCAATGTCGAACCCGCGGCCGTCGAAGCGGCACTGACCGCGCTCCCCGGGATCTCGGAGGCCGCGTGCATCGGGGTTCCCGACGCGCGGATGGGGGAGGCGCCCGCCGCCGCGATCGTCGTGCACGGCGACGCCCCGAGCACCGCCGAGATCTGGCGGCATCTGCGCGCGACCCTCCCCAGCCCGAGCATGCCGGTCCAGGTCCTCGTGGTGGACAGCCTGCCGCGCACGCCGCGCGGCAAGCTCGATCGTCCCGCGCTCGCCGCCACCCTGGCCGGCTCGCGGAACCCGAACCCCGTTTAG